The Streptosporangiales bacterium genome includes a window with the following:
- a CDS encoding IS630 family transposase → MPIRAAEALPVTAQQRVELSRMAASTVLPHRRVVQARALLWAADGTANEEIARRSGVDSDTVRRWRKRFAQTGVDGVGVIARGRGRKSSLPPGTVEQVLRLTREETPPGGATQWTTRTMAVRVGVGKDTVARIWADHNLKPWQVDTFKLSNDPRFEEKLVDVVGVYLNPPARAVVFSFDEKTQCQALDRTQPSLPMKPGRAKTMTHDYKRHGTIDLFAAMNLATGQVLTELRNGHSAAEVLRFFKQIDKSVPRGLGVHVILDNLSAHSAPEINTWLAHKDRRRWHLHFIPTSSSWLNLIERWFKELTDKRLRRGAFTSVADLVEAITVWAEHWNSDPKPFIWKATAEDIIAKVQRGRAALRQIKTQTDH, encoded by the coding sequence ATGCCGATTCGTGCCGCGGAAGCGTTGCCGGTGACCGCGCAGCAGCGTGTGGAGTTGTCCCGGATGGCCGCGTCGACGGTGTTGCCGCATCGCCGGGTGGTCCAGGCGCGGGCGTTGTTGTGGGCCGCCGACGGGACCGCGAACGAGGAGATCGCGCGCCGGTCCGGGGTGGACTCGGACACGGTGCGGCGGTGGCGGAAACGGTTCGCGCAGACCGGTGTGGACGGGGTCGGGGTGATCGCCAGGGGCCGTGGCCGTAAGTCCTCGTTGCCGCCGGGCACGGTCGAGCAGGTGCTGCGGCTGACCCGGGAGGAGACGCCGCCGGGTGGGGCAACGCAGTGGACTACTCGGACGATGGCGGTGCGGGTCGGTGTCGGCAAGGACACGGTCGCGCGGATCTGGGCCGACCACAACCTCAAGCCGTGGCAGGTGGACACGTTCAAACTCAGCAACGACCCGCGGTTCGAGGAGAAGCTCGTCGATGTCGTGGGCGTGTACCTGAACCCGCCGGCTCGCGCAGTGGTGTTCAGTTTCGACGAGAAGACCCAGTGCCAGGCATTGGATCGGACCCAGCCGTCGCTGCCGATGAAGCCGGGCCGGGCCAAGACAATGACCCATGACTACAAGCGGCACGGCACCATCGACCTGTTCGCGGCGATGAACCTGGCCACCGGCCAGGTGCTGACCGAGCTCCGCAACGGCCACAGCGCCGCCGAGGTGTTGCGGTTCTTCAAACAGATCGACAAGAGTGTCCCGCGAGGGCTGGGAGTCCACGTGATTCTGGACAACCTCTCCGCGCACTCCGCGCCGGAGATCAACACGTGGCTGGCGCACAAGGACCGTCGTCGCTGGCATCTGCACTTCATCCCTACGTCGAGCTCGTGGCTGAACTTGATCGAGCGCTGGTTCAAAGAACTCACCGACAAGCGGCTGCGTCGCGGCGCGTTTACCAGCGTCGCCGACCTCGTCGAGGCCATCACCGTCTGGGCCGAGCACTGGAACAGCGACCCCAAGCCCTTCATCTGGAAGGCCACCGCCGAAGACATCATCGCCAAGGTCCAACGCGGACGCGCCGCCCTCCGCCAGATCAAAACGCAGACGGACCACTAG